The window AAATAATATCGAGGATTTTTTATTAGGAAGGAAAAGATGTTAGATAAATTTTTAAATAAAAAAAGTTTGCAAGGAGCTTTTTGGATTATCGCTATTTTAACAACTACTATACTAATTTATTTCAGCGCTAATCTAGGAAAAGAAGTCCCTCCATTGCCTAATTCAGTAAAAAGCACTTCAGGTGAAACTCTTTACACACAAGAAAATATCATCAATGGAAAAGGGTTTTTTCAAGAATTTGGTTTAATGGGTTATGGAACTCTCCTTGGCATGGGCTCTTATATGGGACCAGACTTTACAACAGAACTAATGCATAAAAAATTAATAGCTCTTTATGAAATCTTTGCACAAAAAGAATATCAAAAATCTTTAGAATCTCTTTCTGAAGAAGAAAAAGCAATTATTAAAACAAAAGTAATCAATGATACAAGATCTGTTCAACTTCAAGAAAGTGGTGTAACTTATTCTGATGAAGCTACACAAGCTTTCAAAATAGTAGAAAAAGACATGATTGATTTTCTAGTAAATGGTAATGCAGATTGGGGATACAGAGGAAAAGTTATCACCCAAGAAGAAGCAAAGGAAATTATTGCATTTTTTGACTGGTCTTATTTAGTAGCAACTACTTATCGCCCTACTAAAGAGACTACTTGGTCAAATAACTGGCCCAATGAACCACTTATTGATCAAAATGCTACTTGGGAATCTCAATCAATTAGTCTTTGGGAATGGCTATGGTTATGGCCCCTAACAATACTTGTTTTATGGATTAGCTATGAATATCTCATCAAGCCAAGAAGCACAGATACAGATTCTCTAGCAGAACCTTTAAAAATTACAAGTATTTTCAAATCTCAAGAAAAACTTCTAAAATATGTGCCTATTGTCGCATTATTTAGTTTTATACAATTAGTTTTAGGTGGATATCTAGCGCATATCTATGCTAATCCAGGAGATGACTTTATCATCTCACAAGAATTACTACCTTTTAATGTAGTAAGACAATTGCACATCAACATTGCAATTATCTGGGTAACTATTGGTTGGCTTGTAGGTGGCTTATTTATCGCGCCTTTAGTAAGTGGAAAAGATTTAAAATTCCCCAAACTAGTAGATATTCTTTGGATTGCATTGCTTGTTGTTGGCGGTGGCGGACTTATTGGTATCTATCTTGGAACTCAAGGCTACTTAAGAGAAACTTGGTTTTGGTTTGGTAGCGAAGGTAGAGAATATCTTGAGCTTGGTAGAGTATGGGATATTGGCTTATTGATTGGTCTTGTATTCTGGTTTTTAATGGTATTTACTACGATTAGAAAAGCAAAACAAGATATTTTAGTAGGAACAATTATTTGGTCTGCCTTTGGTATTGCTACACTTTATATCTCTGGAATGATGCCTATACATAAAATTATTCCAAACTTTACAGTAGATGATTATTATCGTTGGTGGGTTGTGCATCTTTGGGTTGAACTTACCTTTGAAATGTTTGCATCTGGTGTTATCGCCTTCTTATCCGTTGCACTTGGTTTAGTAAAAAAATCCATCGCAACTAGAGTGATGCTTTTTGAACTTGTATTGATTGTACTTACAGGTGTATTAGGCGTAGGACATCATTATTGGTGGCAAGGTGCTGATAGCCATTGGATTGCAATTGGTGGTATTTTCTCCGCTTTAGAGCCACTTCCACTTGTAATACTAATGATTGAAGCAATCAAAGAACAAAAACATATTAAAGAAATGGGTAAAAAATTTGAATGGGGCGTGCCATTCTTATGGTTAGCAGGCAGTGCTTTCTTAAACTGGCTAGGCGCTGGATGGCTTGGTATGGTAATCAACACACCAATCATCAACTACTATTCTCACGGAACCTATCTCATTATCCCGCATGGACATGTAGCAATGCTTGGTGCATTTGGCTTTATCGCATATGCCTTTGTTTATATGACCGCAAAAGCCAATGCATTAGCGAAAGGATTAGAGTGGAGTGATTATCTTAGCAAAGTTGGATTCTGGCTACTTACAATTGGTGTTGTAATCTATAGTATCCCTACACTTATCATTGGTTTCCATCAAACACAAGTAGCATTTGAAAAAGGCTATTATTTTGCAAGATTACGCGAAACTTTAGAAGCTGTCGATGCATGGATGTGGTTTAGAATCTTGCCAGATTCTATGATGATTATTGGTGGTGGTATTGTATTACTTGATCTTATTATCAAAATCTATTTTGCAAAGAAAAAAGCATAGATTTTGCTTGTTAGTCTTTTTGACTAACAAGATTTATTTTTAATTCCTATCATCTACATAAACAATATAAATAAAATAATTTTTAATAATTTCTATATATTTTGAAAAAAATAAAATTTTTATAAAATATTACCCCCCCCCCCCCGCTGGATATTTATTTAAATACTATAATATAAATCACAGGGATATTTTTTATCAACAAGGAGAAATAATCGTGAAAACAAAACAAAATAAAAAACTTAAATTCTTTACGCCCATTGTAGCAAGCTCACTAGCTTTAATTCTAGGTAGTGGAAGTGCATA is drawn from Helicobacter anatolicus and contains these coding sequences:
- a CDS encoding cbb3-type cytochrome c oxidase subunit I, whose amino-acid sequence is MLDKFLNKKSLQGAFWIIAILTTTILIYFSANLGKEVPPLPNSVKSTSGETLYTQENIINGKGFFQEFGLMGYGTLLGMGSYMGPDFTTELMHKKLIALYEIFAQKEYQKSLESLSEEEKAIIKTKVINDTRSVQLQESGVTYSDEATQAFKIVEKDMIDFLVNGNADWGYRGKVITQEEAKEIIAFFDWSYLVATTYRPTKETTWSNNWPNEPLIDQNATWESQSISLWEWLWLWPLTILVLWISYEYLIKPRSTDTDSLAEPLKITSIFKSQEKLLKYVPIVALFSFIQLVLGGYLAHIYANPGDDFIISQELLPFNVVRQLHINIAIIWVTIGWLVGGLFIAPLVSGKDLKFPKLVDILWIALLVVGGGGLIGIYLGTQGYLRETWFWFGSEGREYLELGRVWDIGLLIGLVFWFLMVFTTIRKAKQDILVGTIIWSAFGIATLYISGMMPIHKIIPNFTVDDYYRWWVVHLWVELTFEMFASGVIAFLSVALGLVKKSIATRVMLFELVLIVLTGVLGVGHHYWWQGADSHWIAIGGIFSALEPLPLVILMIEAIKEQKHIKEMGKKFEWGVPFLWLAGSAFLNWLGAGWLGMVINTPIINYYSHGTYLIIPHGHVAMLGAFGFIAYAFVYMTAKANALAKGLEWSDYLSKVGFWLLTIGVVIYSIPTLIIGFHQTQVAFEKGYYFARLRETLEAVDAWMWFRILPDSMMIIGGGIVLLDLIIKIYFAKKKA